From a region of the Paenibacillus sp. R14(2021) genome:
- the gntK gene encoding gluconokinase, with protein MHLLEAGKEGTVRMENEQQTYMIGIDIGTTSTKSVLFRENGEVVTSAHVEYPLLTPTPSVAEQDPDQILAAVIATVKNVMAGIKPQQVLLASFSSAMHSVIPIDADGQPLMNCLTWADNRSAAWSDRLKREMNGHTLYLRTGTPIHPMSPITKLLWLRHDRSDLFNRTWKFISIKEYIFGKLYGEYVVDHSIASATGMLNLAQLDWDAEALDIAGITSERLSKLVPTTHVMRGMKPDYAAAMGLLPDTPFVVGASDGVLSNLGVDAIEPGVVAVTIGTSGAIRTVVDKPVTDPKGRYFCYALTADKWVIGGAVNNGGVIFRWMKDQLGASEIETAKRLGIDAYDMLTQIMERVRPGSDGLIFHPYLTGERAPLWNADARGSFFGLTLHHGKEHMMRAVLEGINYNLYTVLKALEETTGRPARIHATGGFARSALWRQMMADIFDQEVIIPASFESSCLGAVVLGLIAIGRADSFAIVSQMVGSTHSHRPNEKAAALYQELLPIYMRLADKLEEEYASIAAFQRSLFR; from the coding sequence ATGCATCTGCTAGAAGCGGGGAAAGAAGGTACAGTCAGAATGGAGAACGAGCAGCAAACCTATATGATCGGCATTGACATCGGAACGACGAGCACCAAATCGGTGCTGTTCCGCGAGAACGGAGAGGTCGTCACTTCGGCGCATGTGGAGTATCCGCTTTTGACGCCGACACCATCAGTGGCCGAGCAGGATCCCGATCAGATTTTGGCGGCGGTAATTGCGACGGTGAAGAACGTGATGGCGGGCATTAAGCCGCAGCAGGTGCTGCTTGCATCGTTCAGCTCCGCCATGCACAGCGTCATTCCGATCGATGCGGATGGACAGCCGCTCATGAATTGTTTGACCTGGGCGGATAACCGAAGCGCTGCCTGGTCGGATCGGCTCAAGCGCGAAATGAACGGACATACGCTCTATTTGCGGACCGGAACACCGATTCACCCGATGTCCCCAATTACGAAGCTGCTGTGGCTGCGTCACGATAGGTCCGATCTCTTTAATCGGACCTGGAAGTTCATTTCCATCAAGGAGTACATCTTCGGCAAGCTGTACGGCGAATACGTCGTCGACCATTCCATCGCTTCGGCAACAGGTATGCTGAATTTGGCGCAGCTGGATTGGGATGCGGAAGCACTCGACATTGCAGGTATCACGTCTGAGCGGCTGTCGAAGCTTGTGCCGACGACGCATGTGATGCGCGGTATGAAGCCGGACTATGCGGCGGCCATGGGGCTGCTGCCTGATACGCCGTTTGTCGTGGGCGCGAGCGACGGCGTGCTCTCGAACCTCGGCGTCGATGCGATCGAGCCCGGCGTCGTTGCCGTGACGATCGGCACGAGCGGCGCGATCCGCACGGTCGTGGATAAGCCGGTCACGGATCCGAAGGGCCGTTACTTCTGCTATGCGCTGACGGCGGACAAATGGGTTATCGGCGGGGCTGTCAACAACGGCGGCGTTATTTTCCGCTGGATGAAGGATCAGCTGGGCGCTTCGGAGATTGAGACGGCTAAGCGTCTTGGCATCGATGCCTATGACATGCTGACGCAAATTATGGAGCGGGTCCGTCCCGGATCGGACGGACTGATCTTCCATCCGTATTTGACAGGCGAGCGGGCGCCGCTCTGGAATGCCGATGCGCGCGGTTCATTCTTCGGCCTGACGCTGCATCACGGCAAGGAACATATGATGCGCGCCGTGCTGGAAGGTATCAACTACAATTTGTATACGGTGCTGAAGGCACTTGAGGAAACAACGGGCCGACCGGCACGAATACATGCAACCGGAGGCTTCGCCCGTTCGGCGCTGTGGCGTCAGATGATGGCGGATATTTTCGATCAGGAGGTCATCATCCCGGCGAGCTTCGAAAGCTCGTGTCTAGGCGCAGTCGTGCTCGGCCTGATTGCAATCGGCCGCGCGGATTCGTTCGCGATTGTATCGCAGATGGTCGGTTCGACGCACAGCCACCGTCCGAACGAAAAAGCAGCAGCCCTGTATCAGGAGCTGCTGCCGATTTACATGCGTCTGGCGGACAAGCTGGAGGAGGAATACGCGAGCATCGCGGCCTTCCAGCGCAGCTTGTTCCGTTAA
- a CDS encoding extracellular solute-binding protein has translation MKRSSQVLGLILIIAMMITACSNDGGNGNGNGSGNGSGGTNGSVNNGAGDAGNSGKTVTLDTFVSVSARIEDINTNAVTKYIENKLNIKFKFDATPSANAADKKKLIMASGDYPSVFLSGDFSQAEQISYGKQGILQPLNDLIDKYGNEIKRAFAEDKDLQAAITAPDGNIYALPHINDCFHCWYSQKMWIDKTWLDKLGLKMPTTTEEYYQVLKAFKTQDPNGNGQADEIPLSGAFNTWHGIPSNFLMNSFIYDNDEDFFFMKDGKVQLAANQPEWRDGLTYINKLFSEGLIDKEAFTQNNDQMAQVGNKEGDNVSGSVTAGHIGMYFSLAEGQNRHKEYVTVAPLTGPGGVAYAGYYKAYGNGQFAITNKATEEQAIAAIKMADYMYSEEHAIMNEYGLEGNYWEKAKDGEKDVHGNQAKYSLKPKYWDISTTFNDAWDQMGITRRTRAIRESWTAPADPFSQQGYEYRLYLETAKNYENRQPAETFPLTIFMDENDANEAIMLRTQINEYIRSNMAQFVTGSKKLTDSEWDSYMKGFDGLNLKHYLEIYQTAYDKKKQG, from the coding sequence ATGAAGAGAAGCTCGCAAGTGCTCGGCTTGATTCTGATTATCGCCATGATGATAACGGCCTGCAGCAATGACGGCGGGAACGGCAACGGGAACGGTAGCGGGAACGGCAGCGGGGGAACAAACGGCAGCGTGAATAACGGCGCAGGAGACGCCGGAAACAGCGGGAAGACCGTAACGCTGGACACATTCGTCAGCGTATCGGCACGCATCGAGGATATCAACACGAATGCGGTGACCAAATACATCGAGAACAAGCTCAACATCAAATTCAAGTTCGACGCGACGCCGAGCGCGAATGCCGCGGACAAGAAGAAGCTGATCATGGCAAGCGGCGATTATCCGTCCGTCTTCCTCTCCGGCGACTTCTCGCAGGCCGAGCAAATCAGCTATGGCAAGCAGGGCATCTTGCAGCCGCTGAACGATCTCATCGACAAATACGGGAACGAAATCAAGCGCGCGTTCGCCGAGGATAAAGATTTGCAAGCGGCCATCACAGCGCCGGACGGCAATATCTATGCACTTCCGCATATTAACGACTGTTTCCACTGCTGGTATTCGCAGAAGATGTGGATCGACAAGACATGGCTGGATAAGCTGGGGTTAAAAATGCCGACGACGACGGAGGAATATTACCAAGTATTAAAAGCGTTCAAAACGCAGGATCCGAACGGCAACGGCCAAGCGGACGAAATCCCGCTGTCCGGCGCGTTCAACACGTGGCACGGTATTCCTTCGAATTTCCTGATGAACTCGTTTATTTACGATAATGACGAAGATTTCTTCTTCATGAAAGACGGCAAAGTGCAGTTGGCTGCGAACCAGCCCGAATGGCGCGATGGCTTAACGTACATCAACAAGCTCTTCAGCGAGGGCCTGATCGATAAAGAAGCGTTCACGCAGAATAACGACCAAATGGCGCAGGTCGGCAACAAAGAAGGCGACAACGTCAGCGGCAGCGTGACGGCCGGCCATATTGGCATGTATTTCAGCTTGGCTGAAGGACAGAACCGCCACAAGGAGTACGTGACGGTGGCGCCGCTTACGGGTCCAGGCGGCGTGGCGTATGCGGGGTATTACAAGGCATACGGCAACGGCCAGTTTGCCATTACGAACAAAGCCACGGAAGAACAGGCTATTGCGGCAATCAAAATGGCGGATTACATGTATTCCGAAGAACATGCGATCATGAACGAATACGGCCTCGAAGGCAACTATTGGGAGAAGGCGAAGGATGGCGAGAAGGATGTGCACGGCAATCAAGCCAAGTACAGCTTGAAGCCGAAATATTGGGATATCAGCACGACGTTCAATGACGCTTGGGATCAAATGGGCATCACGAGACGGACCCGCGCGATCCGGGAGTCCTGGACGGCGCCGGCAGATCCGTTCTCTCAACAGGGCTATGAATATCGGCTCTATCTGGAAACGGCTAAAAACTACGAGAATCGCCAGCCGGCAGAGACGTTCCCGCTCACCATCTTCATGGATGAGAACGACGCGAACGAAGCCATCATGCTGCGCACGCAAATCAATGAATATATCCGTTCCAACATGGCGCAGTTCGTCACGGGCTCCAAGAAGCTGACGGATTCGGAGTGGGATAGTTATATGAAGGGCTTCGACGGCTTGAACCTGAAGCATTACTTGGAAATCTATCAGACGGCGTACGATAAGAAGAAACAAGGCTAG
- a CDS encoding MFS transporter codes for MSFWSHIISVFRRKKLSDQRRGLLTSIMEGIPANIIGNLLGGPILTIYIVYLGGTASDVGLVVAIPALANLVQLVAAFYMQRFNNRRLLLTLFSVLHRALWVATGLIPFLVTESLRVEVFIGMFLISFVCASTGGVFWTSIIADMVPPQVRGRYFGIRNTIHWAVASISLLIGGQILEQMNEQSGFIVLYAISAVCTVWNAVELWRYPNPPFERSEASSLAALFGKPLKDRSYMKATIFLAIFVFLQNIAVPLFSFVMLDTLNLSKWWITVITTIQMIVMMFSYYYWGNMNAKYATRTLLLWALPIIGLSCVLWAGIEILPVILVLIIVNVFLGIGLGGYNLLIFNFIIGDTPKSDRPMYVAVFSALTGATGFIGPLLGGWIYKQIESSPYWLQSYGISLFAGVALLALAIVAGPRVLKTEQETFN; via the coding sequence ATGTCATTTTGGAGCCACATCATTTCGGTATTCCGCCGAAAGAAGCTGTCCGATCAGCGAAGAGGTCTGCTTACTTCCATCATGGAAGGCATTCCAGCCAATATTATCGGAAATTTATTGGGTGGACCGATTCTAACGATTTATATCGTTTATCTAGGAGGTACAGCTTCGGATGTAGGGCTCGTCGTAGCGATTCCGGCTCTGGCTAATCTCGTGCAGCTGGTTGCCGCGTTCTACATGCAGCGATTTAACAACAGGCGGCTGCTGCTTACGTTATTTAGCGTCTTGCACCGCGCGCTTTGGGTGGCGACCGGACTCATACCGTTCCTCGTCACGGAATCGCTCCGCGTGGAAGTGTTTATTGGCATGTTTCTGATTTCCTTTGTTTGCGCCTCGACCGGCGGCGTGTTCTGGACCTCTATTATCGCGGATATGGTGCCTCCACAGGTACGTGGGCGATATTTCGGCATCCGGAATACGATCCATTGGGCGGTGGCCAGCATTTCGCTGCTAATCGGCGGACAAATATTAGAGCAGATGAATGAACAATCCGGTTTCATCGTATTGTACGCCATCAGCGCCGTCTGCACGGTTTGGAATGCCGTGGAACTCTGGCGGTATCCCAACCCGCCGTTCGAACGATCGGAAGCATCGAGCTTGGCTGCTTTGTTCGGGAAACCGCTGAAAGACAGAAGTTATATGAAAGCTACAATATTCTTGGCGATATTCGTGTTCCTGCAAAATATTGCCGTTCCCTTATTCTCATTCGTCATGCTGGATACGCTGAATTTAAGCAAGTGGTGGATTACGGTCATCACGACGATTCAAATGATCGTCATGATGTTCAGCTATTATTATTGGGGCAATATGAACGCGAAGTATGCGACGCGCACGCTGCTGCTCTGGGCGCTTCCCATTATCGGACTTTCCTGCGTCTTATGGGCAGGCATTGAAATTTTACCTGTTATCCTCGTTCTTATTATCGTGAATGTTTTCCTTGGTATCGGTCTAGGCGGCTATAATTTGCTTATTTTTAATTTTATTATCGGCGATACCCCAAAGTCTGACCGTCCTATGTATGTTGCGGTATTCTCGGCGCTTACCGGCGCTACCGGCTTTATCGGTCCGCTTCTCGGCGGATGGATTTATAAGCAAATCGAAAGCAGCCCCTACTGGCTGCAGAGCTACGGCATTTCGCTCTTTGCCGGGGTTGCCTTGCTGGCGCTTGCGATTGTGGCAGGGCCGCGTGTACTGAAAACGGAGCAGGAGACATTCAACTGA
- a CDS encoding AraC family transcriptional regulator has translation MNRIWLRKTIWSYLPIFCIIFSLLFFVFFQTLVEQNNRNTRDSSKVFVNQLLQSVDVSLRSLDNMLIRDMVSSKLMNDFFLEQGKDNVFLNYQVVNRMMQMKLEMPIIDSYYLVRYKDGNVFSGIMTKLAAFPDIAFIESQQNDKGSYASSWSSFRSFREFPNKQPKQVVSLVHKISISSGMDGMIVVNISLSSIRNMMNEMYDPDRAFVQLYDRGGQPLFTSDNDSGSRKVLASQTSEYTGWTADSGVTNGMAVAVISSLSSIWLMLGLLVFLAGGVSIIYITRKNYKPIADLVFRIQDQFGPGRPALGRLAVDEFTFIETAIDNFAEQTKLFQKKAQETAARRQKAMFMELLLSEGGQTEAAETSALPPHDRLQAFVIEIDNPEQVFSQYKNRDQSLFKFVISSAAHEMYTSRHPIHVWLEWTSPMQLTGILFLGGKEAESAEDKVEYPASFANGIVSPDAHMIAVATDDDAVEETAERITSWVREHLAFSVTIGLGETAYAESGARNSNRQAMEALTFKATLGHNRVIRYRETRQVTVKETNKHLQAIQRLIEQLRLREADWRDRFDDFFSGMRSCGLPKGEIVGLCRYFVAHMDMQLSQASKEYYDVWMNEASATLLPIIEEFDTLGELQHLFAVTLEKYEQRMEQLSNTRQHHQLLQAIREYIGEHYANPELSLEYLGDRFGISAKYISQLFKEEFGENFLDYLSQLRIKEAKKRLLEQPDSIQEVGERVGYVNAATFRRVFRKMEGVSPVDYRKRNAM, from the coding sequence TTGAATCGTATATGGCTGCGAAAAACGATCTGGTCTTACCTGCCGATTTTCTGCATTATCTTCTCCCTCCTCTTCTTTGTCTTCTTTCAGACCCTTGTCGAACAAAATAACCGCAATACGAGAGATTCCAGCAAAGTATTCGTAAACCAGCTGCTTCAGTCCGTGGATGTCAGCCTTCGATCGCTCGATAACATGTTGATTCGGGACATGGTATCCAGCAAGCTGATGAACGATTTCTTCCTCGAGCAAGGGAAGGACAATGTATTCCTGAATTATCAGGTCGTGAACCGGATGATGCAAATGAAGCTGGAGATGCCGATTATCGACTCGTACTACCTGGTCCGTTATAAGGACGGTAACGTCTTCAGCGGCATCATGACGAAATTGGCTGCGTTCCCGGATATCGCTTTCATTGAAAGCCAGCAGAACGACAAGGGATCGTACGCATCTTCATGGAGCTCGTTCCGATCGTTCCGCGAGTTTCCTAACAAACAACCGAAGCAGGTCGTCAGTCTCGTGCATAAGATTTCGATCAGCAGCGGCATGGACGGGATGATCGTGGTGAATATCAGCCTGTCCTCTATTCGGAACATGATGAACGAGATGTACGATCCGGATCGCGCATTCGTCCAACTGTACGATCGTGGCGGACAACCGCTGTTTACGTCCGATAACGACTCCGGCAGCAGGAAGGTGCTGGCCAGTCAGACGTCGGAGTATACCGGATGGACGGCGGACAGCGGCGTGACGAACGGAATGGCGGTTGCCGTGATCTCGAGCTTGTCGAGCATATGGCTGATGCTGGGTCTTCTTGTTTTTCTTGCGGGAGGGGTCTCGATCATTTACATCACCCGCAAAAACTACAAGCCGATCGCGGATCTCGTTTTTCGCATCCAAGATCAGTTCGGGCCAGGCAGGCCGGCACTCGGAAGGCTGGCGGTGGACGAATTTACTTTCATCGAAACAGCTATCGACAATTTCGCGGAGCAGACGAAGCTGTTTCAGAAGAAAGCCCAGGAAACGGCGGCCCGCAGGCAGAAAGCGATGTTCATGGAACTTCTGCTATCAGAGGGCGGGCAAACGGAAGCTGCCGAGACGTCTGCACTGCCGCCTCACGACAGACTACAGGCGTTCGTTATCGAGATCGACAATCCGGAGCAGGTGTTCAGCCAATACAAGAACCGCGACCAGTCGCTGTTCAAATTCGTCATCAGCAGCGCGGCCCATGAAATGTATACGTCGCGGCACCCGATTCACGTATGGCTGGAATGGACGTCGCCGATGCAGTTGACGGGCATCCTCTTCCTAGGAGGCAAGGAGGCAGAAAGCGCCGAAGATAAGGTTGAATACCCGGCTTCATTTGCCAATGGAATTGTCAGTCCGGACGCCCATATGATCGCGGTCGCGACTGATGATGATGCGGTCGAAGAAACGGCGGAGCGCATCACCTCTTGGGTGCGCGAGCACCTGGCTTTCTCTGTGACGATCGGTCTCGGCGAGACGGCCTACGCGGAGTCGGGAGCGCGGAATTCCAATCGACAGGCAATGGAAGCCTTGACGTTCAAAGCAACGCTCGGCCATAACCGCGTTATCCGCTACCGGGAGACGCGGCAGGTGACGGTCAAAGAAACGAATAAGCATTTGCAGGCGATACAGCGGTTGATCGAGCAGCTTAGACTTCGCGAAGCCGACTGGCGGGATCGCTTCGACGATTTCTTCAGCGGCATGCGCAGCTGCGGCCTGCCGAAGGGCGAGATCGTCGGGCTGTGTCGATATTTCGTCGCCCATATGGATATGCAGCTATCGCAAGCATCCAAGGAGTACTATGACGTATGGATGAACGAGGCATCCGCGACCCTGCTTCCGATCATCGAAGAGTTCGACACGCTAGGCGAGCTGCAGCATTTGTTTGCCGTTACGCTGGAGAAGTACGAGCAGCGGATGGAACAGTTGTCCAATACGCGTCAACATCATCAGCTTCTGCAGGCGATTCGGGAATATATTGGGGAGCATTACGCCAATCCGGAGTTGTCGCTCGAGTATCTGGGAGACAGATTCGGAATCAGCGCCAAGTATATCAGCCAGCTGTTCAAGGAGGAATTCGGGGAGAATTTCCTGGATTATCTGTCCCAGCTGCGAATTAAGGAAGCGAAGAAGCGGCTGCTGGAGCAGCCGGACTCCATTCAGGAGGTCGGCGAACGCGTAGGGTACGTCAATGCGGCTACGTTTCGCAGAGTGTTCCGCAAGATGGAGGGCGTCTCGCCTGTCGATTACCGCAAACGAAATGCGATGTGA
- a CDS encoding carbohydrate ABC transporter permease, which yields MARSNAIRESYGDKLFLTAVYVFLAIILVVVLYPLIYILSSSFSSPQAVISGKVWLLPVDFSLAGYKAIFSNPQIMTGYGNSLFYTTFGVLINVSLTIMLAYPLSRTTFYGRNVIMGFLVLTMMFSGGLIPYYLTVKNLHLLDTRWAMLLPGAMAVWQVIIARTFFQSSIPKELGEAAELDGCSDFGFLWRVVLPLSKPILAVLVLMYAVSQWNAYFEALIFLKSQNLFPLQIILRNILILNSIDSSMMVDANKMAAMQGLRDLLKFSLIVVATLPVLAIYPFVQKYFVQGIMIGSLKG from the coding sequence ATGGCGCGTTCGAACGCGATACGGGAATCTTACGGCGACAAACTGTTTCTGACGGCGGTGTACGTTTTTCTGGCCATTATCCTGGTGGTCGTTCTCTACCCGCTCATTTATATCTTGAGTTCTTCCTTCAGTTCGCCCCAGGCGGTCATTAGCGGCAAAGTATGGCTGCTGCCGGTGGACTTCAGCCTCGCGGGCTACAAGGCGATCTTTTCGAACCCGCAGATCATGACGGGCTACGGCAACTCGCTCTTCTACACGACATTCGGCGTGCTCATCAACGTGAGCCTGACCATCATGCTGGCTTATCCGCTTTCGCGAACGACGTTCTACGGCCGCAATGTCATCATGGGCTTTCTTGTCCTGACGATGATGTTCAGCGGCGGCTTGATCCCGTATTACTTGACGGTGAAGAACCTGCATCTGCTCGATACGCGATGGGCGATGCTGCTGCCCGGCGCGATGGCGGTCTGGCAGGTGATTATCGCCAGAACCTTCTTTCAGTCGAGCATCCCGAAGGAACTGGGCGAAGCGGCCGAACTGGACGGCTGCAGCGACTTCGGCTTCCTGTGGCGCGTCGTGCTGCCGTTGTCCAAGCCGATTCTGGCGGTGCTCGTGCTGATGTATGCGGTCAGCCAGTGGAATGCCTATTTCGAAGCGCTGATTTTCCTGAAGTCCCAGAACCTGTTCCCTTTGCAAATCATCTTGCGCAACATTCTGATTCTCAACTCGATCGACTCGAGCATGATGGTGGACGCGAACAAGATGGCGGCGATGCAGGGCTTGCGGGATCTGCTTAAGTTCTCGCTGATCGTCGTGGCTACTTTGCCGGTGCTAGCGATCTATCCGTTCGTCCAGAAGTATTTCGTGCAGGGCATCATGATCGGCTCTCTGAAAGGATGA
- a CDS encoding sugar ABC transporter permease encodes MTGTTGVIERNKTESSIGSRALVIKDRGRRVKRHWQLYLLVLLPIAYLVIFKYVPMYGAQIAFRDFSPVKGIMGSDWVGMKHFSTFFNSPNFWVLIKNTLIISIYSLIVGFPAPILLALALNEVRSMRFKRLVQMVTFAPYFISTIVMVSMIILFLSPRLGFVDHFLSLFGMESQNFMGIPKYFSSIFVWSNVWQGIGYGAVIYLAALSGINVDLYEAARVDGASRIRKVWHIDLPGIMPAAIILLILNVGQIMNVGFEKIYLMQNPLNTSTSEVISTYVYKIGLLGANFSFSSAVDLFNSVINLILLLSVNYVARRISESSLW; translated from the coding sequence ATGACGGGAACGACCGGAGTTATCGAAAGAAACAAAACGGAGTCCTCCATCGGCAGCAGGGCGCTCGTGATAAAGGATCGCGGGAGACGGGTGAAACGGCATTGGCAGCTCTACCTGCTCGTGCTGCTGCCGATTGCGTATCTGGTTATTTTCAAATATGTCCCCATGTACGGGGCGCAGATCGCCTTTCGGGATTTCAGTCCGGTGAAGGGCATTATGGGCAGCGATTGGGTGGGAATGAAGCACTTCTCGACGTTCTTCAATTCGCCGAACTTCTGGGTGCTGATTAAGAACACGCTGATTATCAGCATCTATTCGCTCATTGTCGGCTTTCCAGCGCCGATCCTGCTGGCCCTCGCGCTCAACGAAGTCCGCAGCATGCGCTTCAAGCGGCTCGTACAAATGGTCACGTTCGCGCCTTATTTCATCTCCACGATCGTCATGGTATCCATGATCATTCTGTTCCTATCGCCGCGGCTTGGTTTCGTCGACCATTTTCTAAGCCTGTTTGGGATGGAGTCCCAAAACTTCATGGGGATTCCGAAATATTTTAGCAGCATCTTCGTTTGGTCGAACGTCTGGCAGGGCATCGGATACGGCGCTGTTATTTACTTGGCGGCCCTCTCGGGAATCAATGTCGATCTTTACGAGGCGGCAAGGGTGGACGGCGCTTCGCGAATCCGCAAAGTGTGGCATATCGATTTGCCGGGCATCATGCCCGCGGCGATCATCCTGCTCATTCTGAACGTTGGGCAAATCATGAACGTTGGCTTCGAGAAAATTTATTTGATGCAAAACCCGCTCAATACGAGCACCTCGGAAGTCATTTCGACCTACGTGTACAAGATCGGACTGCTCGGCGCGAACTTCAGCTTCTCGTCCGCCGTCGATTTGTTCAACTCGGTCATCAATCTCATTCTGCTGCTGAGCGTCAATTACGTAGCGAGACGCATTTCCGAAAGCAGCTTATGGTAA
- a CDS encoding DNA alkylation repair protein, whose amino-acid sequence MTYEEVMQQLASMGSEQTKKTFINHGALEPLYGVKVGDLKKLVKQVKKDQALALSLYDSGVSDAMYLAGLTVNPSGITKEQLREWARRANWYMLAEYTVAGLAAESPFGRELAMEWISSPDEMTATCGWSTYANLVSIKPDDELDYGEIRALLHEASTRIHEERNRVRYTMNGFIISVAGYVKVLHEEAKEAAQRIGKVQVNMGNTACKVPLATDYIAKMAAMDRIGKKRKTCIC is encoded by the coding sequence TTGACCTATGAAGAAGTGATGCAGCAGCTCGCGAGCATGGGCTCGGAGCAGACCAAGAAGACGTTCATCAATCATGGTGCACTTGAACCCCTCTACGGTGTGAAGGTCGGCGATTTGAAGAAGCTGGTGAAGCAGGTGAAGAAGGACCAGGCGCTGGCATTATCGCTCTATGATTCGGGCGTCAGCGATGCTATGTATTTGGCGGGGTTGACGGTCAATCCGTCCGGCATTACGAAAGAGCAGCTGCGTGAATGGGCGCGTAGAGCGAATTGGTACATGCTTGCTGAATACACGGTGGCTGGTTTAGCAGCGGAAAGTCCTTTTGGACGAGAGCTGGCGATGGAATGGATCTCTTCTCCGGACGAAATGACGGCGACGTGCGGGTGGAGCACGTATGCCAACCTCGTATCGATCAAACCGGATGATGAGCTGGATTACGGCGAGATCCGAGCCTTGTTGCACGAGGCGAGCACCCGCATCCACGAGGAACGGAACCGGGTTCGATACACGATGAACGGTTTTATTATCTCGGTTGCCGGGTACGTAAAGGTGCTTCATGAGGAGGCCAAAGAAGCTGCACAACGTATCGGTAAAGTGCAGGTGAACATGGGAAATACCGCCTGCAAAGTACCGCTGGCGACGGATTATATCGCCAAGATGGCGGCGATGGACAGAATCGGGAAGAAGCGCAAGACATGCATCTGCTAG